The region CCAGCATCTGGAGttaggattagggtttcttctcTCGTTCTCTACTTCCTGAATCTAGGGTTAGAGTTTTCTCTTTTTCGTCTCCATATTTCCTTGCTTCCTTGATATTCGTTGACGAGCGGAATCGTTTGATTGTTTGGTGCCGGTTGAAAAGAGTTTGATCGATTGCTAGGGTTTGATcggatttttttgttgttgtttttggtGGGTTTTTGTATTGGGATTGCGAATCTAGGGTTTGCGGATTGGTTAGAGGGATGGACGAGGCCTGGGAGAGAGCCGTGGAGACGGCCCTCGAAGGACAGGCGGACTCGTCCTCGGCGCCgcgaaccctaaccctagacgGGGCGGTGAAGTGCCTCCAGGGGCGGCTTCCGCCGCCGAGGCTGCTGGAGAGGTACCAGAGCCTGGAGCACCTCTCCATCGCCAACGTCGGGGTGTCGTCGCTGGAGAAGTTTCCACGCCTCCGGAACCTCCACAGGCTGATACTCTCTGACAACCGGATCGCCGGCGGCCTTGAGTTCCTGGTGGAGGCTGGGCTTGATTCGCTCCGTGATCTCGATCTCTCCAACAATCGAATCCAGTTCCTCGAGGATCTCGCGCCTCTCGCGCAGCTCCGGCTGGTGTCGCTGGATCTCTACGAGTGCCCGGTCACCAGGGTCAAGGACTACCGATCCCGGGTGTTCGGGATGATCAGGACGTTGAAGTATCTCGACAAGATGGATGCTGATGAGAACGAGCGTCCGGAGACGGAcgacgaggaggaggatgaggaagacgaggaggaggacgaggaggacGCTGGGAGCGGCGAAGTTGATGGTGGGGATCGAGCCGGGAGGTCAGTGAATGGCGTCGGGGGAAGTGCCAGAGGTGATGCGATTGTCGAtgtggatgaggatgaggagagtGACGCCGATGAGGAGGAGACTGAAACTGGTAGGAGTGTGGAGGCCAATGGACTGGGCCGGGGGCCTCATCACCATCTATCAAATGGGTTCCGGGTCGCGCCAGTCGGAGCAACTTCCATTGATGTCGAGgacgaggaggaagaagaggaggacgtggaggacgatgaggaggaggaagaggatttGGTGGAGGAGATCGATGAGGAGGAAGGGGAAGATGATGATGTGGTTGAGGTGCATGATGTTGGGGATAGTGATGAGGATGCtgatggggtggaggaggatggAGAAGAGGCGGTAGATGAAGAGGAGGTTGATGAGGAGGATGGGGATGGAgatggagatgaagatgaagatgaagaggaagtggaggatgaagaggatgatggtgAGCCAGGGAGCACGGGGAGGTTGATGAGCACGGAAGGGGAGATCGATGGGCATGAGCAGGGGGAGGAGGATGAGAATGGGGAGATCGGCGAGGAGGATGAGCAAGGAGTGGAGGAGGATAGGGAGTATGAGGAGGGTGATGGTGAGGATGAAGACGAGGTATATTCTCATTTTACCCTGTTTTCATTTATGTGTATATCTTTTTATTTCAGGCATACATCTCTTGATTGATTTAGAGATTTTGTGGGTCTTACTTTACCCTGTTATTCTTGTGTTATACataagaaaattttctatatttcatGTTTACTATTTTGATCTgtagaaatttattttcatagtttagaAGCAGCATGATTTTGTCCTTTGATGCAATCTTTTGGCATAATTTCTCTGTGTGTATAATATTAAATATGCAAACAAATGCTATATCTAAGTAGGCTTGACATATAATTCCATGTTTTGGTGTTGTCTCTCTGATTCATTTATAAGTGGTACAAAACTAGAAGATGGTGCCCCATTTTTCCCCCCTAACTTTGGTGTTCTTAAATTTATTCCGCAAAATATTTACGGTGATAGCATGCTTTTATTACTGAGTAGCACATGAAAATACCTAGCAGTGAGTATTTTGATTTATCTGTTGATGGAGCTCTAGTTGGTTTACTCATAGTCTAGTTGCAGAGTATGGATTGGCATGTCTATGGTCTGGCAGCAGAATTCTTTAGATATCCACTGCATGTATGCGTaacagtatttttttttatggatatatTTAAGGCACACAATGATGTTTTACTTCCTCACCAAGGAGAGCTTCAGTCTTTCGATTGCGATTGTTTAATGTTTCTAATCAAATCAGTGATCACTTATTTGTGGACTGCTTGTTTGATATTAACAGCATCAAACTTAGGAATATAGAGGTTGtctgtaaattttttttatctgacatatttttgatgattttaTGAGTCATATGTTTTGGAAACTCACAAGCTCTGTTGGTTGTTGCTGTGGATATTAGTGCCTCTAGATGACTAGATCGGTTTAGGATATTTGAGTTCAGAAGAGTTGGACGAATATTGGACACATCTAACACATGTTTTTAGGAGCCTGTTGGAACTACTCTTGGTTTTTAGGGCTCGATGTGAATGTCTTAGTATTGGATTTAGACTTTAGGgaattttttatgattttatgGCTAATGGCTTTTACCTAGGTCATTGACTCTAAATATAATTCTGctgttactttttttttttttttgtttatgttGTGCATTCTGTTACTTAGTGCTTTCATTCATTTCTGAATCTTGTTTTTCCTACagcttttgatgattgttttgTAATGGTTTTATGTTGACAATTTATTTCAGCTAATTGGTCTTGGTTAATAGAGATCAGAGAAATTTGGCTGGTCATGTATATTTTCAAATCAGTATTCTTAATTGATTATTAATTCATAAAAATAAGTAAAttgttattaatttattttttataaatctgTTACTGATGTATGTGCTTTTGTGCATGTTATATTTTTTGTAAATTAAAAGTGTCCTTTCTAATCATGCAATTTTGCTTACATTTTGAATGCCATGCTgaggaattttgaatttagtATAATTGTGCCTGATGTTTGGAGTACTTTTGTTGGAAGCATTAATAAAATTTCACTTCTGCTATTTCCCTGCCATTTGGGATTTCTTCACTCGGCTGGATGTTGATATGCATAAGTTCAACTTTGTCCTTTAATTTTTTAGAACTATATTTTCTATTTCAtgcattttttaaaataaatcttTAGTGGATGCTCTGCTGTTGTTTTCttactcctttttctttttgcctATATTATGCtctttatttattgtttttcatgctttttttttcaaccttGCTTTCCCATTTTAATGCATGcaatagctttttttttattatttataaattgtgatttttttttttgcaggaaGAGGATCTTCGAACAGAttacctttatttttttttacaactatattttctatttcacgtttttttaaaataaatcttTAATGGATGCTCTGCTGTTGTTTTCTTACTCCTTTCTCTTTTGCCTATATTGTGatctttatttattattttcttggttttattttttttttcaactttgcATTGCCATTATAATGCATGCAACAGGATTTCTTTTTGATATTTCTAAATTGTGATTTTTGCAGGAAGAGGATCTTGGAACAGAATATCTAGTGCAGCCAATTGTTCAACCTGTTGATGAGACTGGAGGAAGTGATTTTGATGCTTGCAGCGAAGATGATGAGGACGAAGTTGATGATGAGGAGAATAATCACAGCAATGGTGTCCAGCCACCCCTTCCCTCCTCTTCTCAACCcaacaagaggaaaagagatgaagaagatgatgacaGTGTTGAGGATCTGAGGTCTTCAAAGCATCACTGATGATGATTCAGCAGCATTGTACATGGATGCTAGTAGAAGTAACAAgggtgggttttttttttcttttttctttttcttttttttttaagtttgtgTAGAACTTGAAGTCAGTAGTTTAAAAACTTGGAGGGAATGCATTGTGTAGCTTGGTTTCTTCCCTCCTTATTTCAAAAGTTCGTTAGTGTTCTTGTCAGCGCACGGTTCCTTATTCGACCGTTGCATCCCTTTCAAGTGACGGttgcatatacatatacatatacagggTTTGAGTTTTCCCTCCAAATAGCTCAGGAAGTTCAAAAACAAGTAGCCGTTGGACACTGTTTGATTTTTGCGGACTCGGCAATTCGCAAGCTGTTTCTCTTGGTTAGCTTCTCTGGTATCTGCTTGGAGTCCCCTATCTCAAAGCATTTATTCTGACGCTCTTTGTGTGTGGTGTTGCGTGGCGTCGGTAggtgctttctttttcttgcaggTATTTGCGGGGCATACGGACGGGGGGAATTGCACAATTTGATGCCTTAATGAGGGGTGGTAAGCTTCTTTATTTTATGACTATCTTTGTTGCGTGTTTCACAGCTGGATACTTAAAGTTCATTTCTTTTGCCTCCTATCCGCCAATCGCGAGCTAAAAATGTCACGTTAGAACAGTCTTGATGTATGGGAtgacgtctctctctctctctctctatctttaaTTGTGCGGGCCTGGACGTTGCCACCCGTCCGCCATTTCTGGCTGGAGTTCCACCGCCCGCTCGTGCTGCCCAATCGGATTGAAAGGAATCGTCCAGGAGCTGTGTTTTGTCTGGATTCTAGTGCACATTTGTGGTGCTGAGATatggggaagaaaaaaaaaatcaacgttTTCAGAGATAAGGTGGCTACAATCTGGCAATTGACTGTTGGATACCCTGGGTGCCCCAATCGTGGTTGATTGCTTTTGCTGGTTGGTGACGCATTTGTAAACACGGCTGTAAGGGGCCCGGTTGGAGCGGTGGCAAAGGGAGATGAGAAGGGGTTTTGAAATTTTGCTAACATTGGGGACCAAGAAATGGACCAAAGATTCGATCGAATCCTGTGCTGCATCCCGTGATGGTTTCGCTGACAAGCTTCGTCCTCTGATTCAGGGTGTGATCTCTGGTTCACCCACATGAACGTGGGCTCAGATCCATGACATGACAGTTTTGGCCTTGGATGTATCTGAGACAGGTGGATCGCTCCACTGGCCTTTATCCAAAATTACCCTAATTTaagccccttttttttttaattttggggCATGTGATTAAGTacttagaatttttcttttttttgggcaGAAACTTAGAAGCATTGAACAAAATAATCAATAAATTTGCCCTCCTTAATCTCCTCTCTCTGAAAAGGAACCATCACGTGCCAGTGGGGCTTGCCAGTGGTCCCGttctattaataaatatatacgAATCCAACCAAACTTTATCAAAAAAATTACCTCTGCCTTGTGACCTGCTCTGATTAATCGCCACCCTAACATCGACATTTGGTTATCCTTATCAAACGGGCGGTATCATCCTGTAAAGCAGATCATCATTCCGAAACTTCAATCGTACGGTCGGAGTTTGCAGGAAATGAGTGGCCACTTCCGATGAGAGCAAAAGATAAGATGACTTTGTATGTCACCGGCTATTCCGGTGGTATGGGTTGGGAATAATGAGCTACCTACCTAAAGTGCTCTGaatcttttattttctagttttattgaaTATATCGGTACTAGAAATATATAGGTCATTCGTGTTTAGTATAGCTTGGAGctctaaattttttatttttttaattttattaaatatattcatACTGAAAATACATGAGTCATCcggtttggaaaaaaaaattataaaagatAAGCCGAGCATAAAAAGATAAGGAAAGATCGAGGGAAGGCGAGGCTGGAAATGGCGTCAGCTCTAACGACGCTTCTGACCTCGCCCGGAGCTGGGCCGCATGCTCATAACGGGAGGAATTGGAAAGGGAACGGTCACGTGCGGAGTTTGTCGGTCACGTGCAAGGCGAAGGACGCCGAGAGCGGCGAGAGCGGAGCGATAGAGTTTGCGGCGGCGGTGGGGGGCCTGGTGGCGAACCCGGTGATCGGAGTGTCTCTGTACGCGCTGAAGACGACCGGTTGCGGCCTCCCGCCGGGGCCCGGGGGTTCGATCGGGGCGGCGGAAGGGGTGAGCTACCTGGTGGTTGCCGGCATCGTGGGGTGGTCTCTCTACACCAAAGTCCGGACGGGGTCCGGCCTCCCCGCCGGGCCCTACGGCTTGCTCGGGGCCGTGGAGGGCCTCTCCTATCTCACCGTTCTTGCCATCGCTGTGGTGTTTGGCCTCCAGTTCCTCGACAAGGGTTCCCTCCCCGGCCCACTCCCCGGCGACCAGTGCTTTGGTTAAGAGGCCATGAATTAGTTCCttggtttcttcttctcctcctcctcctccttttcttttcttttcttttctttttctttggttcGGTCTTGTTCTTGCCGTTATCTGACTCCAGTAGTAATATCCATGGTATTCTGTGGAACTGTGCTTTTTCGGCAATATCCATAACcacgaaaaaaatatataatcctAAAGCCTATTTGAATTCAAACTAATACGAGTTAATTACTGCATCTGTGGCGTTCGCAGCATGGAGTTCAAGAGTACGAACCTCGTCAAAACCAACTTTCGTATTATTAATTGTAGCCGGCAATCGAAAACGATTCATTCCAGCAACCGCACATACGAACTTCAATTCGATCAATTTATCCAAGAAAAGACGAAGAAGAATTTGAAAAGCAAAGGGCATGCGGTAAAACTTTATCTCAACTACGTTCCTGTGCATCACTTGTTGGCAAAATGATAATTGTAGGTTTCTAGAGTGTTATTGTAAGGGCCATCCTCGTTTGCTCGAAGTATAACAATGTCATCAGCTGTATACTGCGCCCGAAAACAATTAGATAACTTTCTTAGTGATGGACCAATTGAAAAATGACAATATATCTTTTTAAAGATATTCTCTAACACGAATGGAAAAGGACACTATAAGGATCGAGGTTCAATTTACACATTAAAATTTGGTCAATTGAAGAAAGGCATTGTCAAATTATCGAagctgcaaaaataatattaacaaGCTCAAGTTGTTTGCTTCGAATTATTGTTGTAGTTTATCTATTCTAGTTTGTTGGCGGCCACAGGTGTAGTAGCTGCAACAATAAAAGATAGTGCCAAGATATCCGCGATAACCTATTGGGTCAGCCTAAAGAAGCTCGGGACTATTGGATTTCACATGCTTTGCATATGCTAGCGGAGAGAAAGACTCCAATTAGTAATCTTCTTCCCTCCCAACTCCGACGAACTCCGAGAGTCCTAGAGTAAGGCAAAGTTAGGCTAAACCCTAGGATCTCATCTATTTAAGGGTCTCCTCCCCCTACAAACTCCATCAACGATCTCTCGAAAAATCACCGCTAGTTCCAAGCCCTTTTTGTAGATATTTTTCTTGGATTGCCGCCGGAAGAGTCACCAAAACATCTTTTTAGACCTCGTCGAACTGAGTTGACCACTTTatgcctctttctctttcttttctggtCTTCTAGCCGTTGTCGACGCTAGGATTTAGACTAGCGAGCTACCGGATGGGCATGGAATAGAATATCCCCCATTTTACTTTCCTTCCTTTGCTTTTACCGATCACCGTCGGGCACTCTCAGCCATTGTCGCCCCTTGACTTCTACTTGGCTGCACGACAAGTGAATGATAATCGATCATgggttaaaagaaaagggaaggaggagaagagcaAAACCCCCCTTTATCTATTGTTTCTTGTTCTTTCTCTGATTTTCTTTCCATCGGCCAATCACCATAACCGATGATACCACAGGTGGAAGACCGCCCTTGGTTGCCATCACTACGGCCGGGCTGCCCTTGGCCACTACCACCTTGATGACTCCCGCCTTCTTCTATCTTGAGAAGAGATAGAGAGctttcaaagctctcttgtttcctctctcttctctttctctctctcctctctctatctttctttctttctctttctctttctcttttctctcccgcttctttctcttgcttctctctctaGTTGATCCAAGAGATTAGTAGAAGAAATTTGAGAGACCGAGTGACGGACACCTAGTAGACTCTAGTAGAAGGTCTAAGCTGCTAGTCCACTGTATGATGTTCTTTTGATAATTGGGTTTGACCGTTTGTTTCTATAGGGGAGAAGTCGTCCGCACAAGAAAGTTTTGAGCAGGGTACTCAGCATCCTGGTTCATAGATAATAGTGTGAGACTATACTTACTATGTCGAGTCTGTCATCATAGAGATAAGAATTCTTGTACTTGATCACTAGTATATAAATATTTACCGATTTGCACCATTAGATTTATATCGTGAGATTTGTATCAATGGATTTGGTTTTGCACTAGATAATATGCTGCTATATGATTTTCGGTATAAGcatatttatatgtttattataTGTTGGTATCAACTATTGAATATACGATTATGTGAATTATGTTCTATTTATCTTGGAATTATAAGGAATACATGTATATGTTGTTTTGAATATGAAAACCTATTTTATAACTCATAGATTGGGGTAcaatcttggttagtccaaagctagAAAATAAGTTATTATCAAACTTGAAATTAAGATAAAAAGAAACTGATGATATGACATATGAAATTATTGTTGAATAATGGCTAAATTTGTTAGTATTTGTGATGTATATTCCTTTTAATAAAATGGATATTGATGATACATGTATATGTTATTTTGAATgagtttttataatatttattccATCCGGCATTATTTATCTTATTATCTTTgtcattaatttattttatttatattggtGTGGTTGTTGGAGATCCTTATTTGATTGGAAAGCTCATATCCATCAGTTGCACATCTTTTTTAGAGTCACAACATGCACACTTTCGGATGGATTGAGCATGGAGTTCAAGCATTGGAGCTATTAGTTAGTTAATTAGTCTTTTTTTTGATACTAATGAATATTTGAAAACTTTGTAATTGAACAAGTTGGTTAT is a window of Phoenix dactylifera cultivar Barhee BC4 unplaced genomic scaffold, palm_55x_up_171113_PBpolish2nd_filt_p 001041F, whole genome shotgun sequence DNA encoding:
- the LOC103707587 gene encoding acidic leucine-rich nuclear phosphoprotein 32-related protein 1-like isoform X2, with the translated sequence MDEAWERAVETALEGQADSSSAPRTLTLDGAVKCLQGRLPPPRLLERYQSLEHLSIANVGVSSLEKFPRLRNLHRLILSDNRIAGGLEFLVEAGLDSLRDLDLSNNRIQFLEDLAPLAQLRLVSLDLYECPVTRVKDYRSRVFGMIRTLKYLDKMDADENERPETDDEEEDEEDEEEDEEDAGSGEVDGGDRAGRSVNGVGGSARGDAIVDVDEDEESDADEEETETGRSVEANGLGRGPHHHLSNGFRVAPVGATSIDVEDEEEEEEDVEDDEEEEEDLVEEIDEEEGEDDDVVEVHDVGDSDEDADGVEEDGEEAVDEEEVDEEDGDGDGDEDEDEEEVEDEEDDGEPGSTGRLMSTEGEIDGHEQGEEDENGEIGEEDEQGVEEDREYEEGDGEDEDEEEDLRTDYLYFFLQLYFLFHVFLK
- the LOC120107845 gene encoding uncharacterized protein LOC120107845 yields the protein MASALTTLLTSPGAGPHAHNGRNWKGNGHVRSLSVTCKAKDAESGESGAIEFAAAVGGLVANPVIGVSLYALKTTGCGLPPGPGGSIGAAEGVSYLVVAGIVGWSLYTKVRTGSGLPAGPYGLLGAVEGLSYLTVLAIAVVFGLQFLDKGSLPGPLPGDQCFG
- the LOC103707587 gene encoding acidic leucine-rich nuclear phosphoprotein 32-related protein 1-like isoform X1 produces the protein MDEAWERAVETALEGQADSSSAPRTLTLDGAVKCLQGRLPPPRLLERYQSLEHLSIANVGVSSLEKFPRLRNLHRLILSDNRIAGGLEFLVEAGLDSLRDLDLSNNRIQFLEDLAPLAQLRLVSLDLYECPVTRVKDYRSRVFGMIRTLKYLDKMDADENERPETDDEEEDEEDEEEDEEDAGSGEVDGGDRAGRSVNGVGGSARGDAIVDVDEDEESDADEEETETGRSVEANGLGRGPHHHLSNGFRVAPVGATSIDVEDEEEEEEDVEDDEEEEEDLVEEIDEEEGEDDDVVEVHDVGDSDEDADGVEEDGEEAVDEEEVDEEDGDGDGDEDEDEEEVEDEEDDGEPGSTGRLMSTEGEIDGHEQGEEDENGEIGEEDEQGVEEDREYEEGDGEDEDEEEDLGTEYLVQPIVQPVDETGGSDFDACSEDDEDEVDDEENNHSNGVQPPLPSSSQPNKRKRDEEDDDSVEDLRSSKHH